A window of Candidatus Omnitrophota bacterium contains these coding sequences:
- a CDS encoding prenyltransferase, with translation MGVIEKYVRALRLPFITASILPFIAGSLIDRTDFGFTAFLLGLAAVISTHLGANLINDYADSKTGTDWQDIRPYGLFGGSKLIQEGVFSERFYLRLSLICFSLASICIVTLAALLGSGLAVIFYLLVLFLGFSYSCPPLRLSYRRLGELTVFLLFGPAPVMAGYFLQTGAFPDLMPFMLSLPFGFLTAMILFSNEVPDFQDDLRSGKRTLVGLTGADRAFLLYRVLIAAVFLSIIVNIAFGYLSAYALLSFAFIPVFLKAGGILKCYYNDKNKLVESSRITIMAHTFLSIALILDLIL, from the coding sequence ATGGGGGTAATTGAAAAATACGTCAGGGCTTTGCGTTTGCCGTTCATTACCGCAAGTATCCTTCCGTTTATAGCCGGGTCGCTTATAGACAGAACAGATTTCGGGTTTACTGCTTTCTTGCTGGGGCTGGCCGCGGTAATCTCGACTCATTTAGGCGCCAATCTTATAAATGACTACGCCGATTCAAAGACAGGCACGGACTGGCAGGATATAAGGCCCTACGGATTATTCGGCGGCTCAAAACTCATACAGGAAGGAGTTTTTTCCGAGCGTTTCTACCTTCGGCTGTCGCTTATTTGTTTCTCTTTGGCCTCTATCTGCATTGTCACGCTGGCCGCGCTTCTCGGCAGCGGCCTGGCGGTTATCTTTTATCTGCTTGTGTTATTTCTGGGATTCTCCTATTCCTGCCCGCCATTGCGCCTTTCTTATCGCCGGCTGGGTGAACTTACGGTATTTCTTCTTTTTGGCCCGGCACCTGTTATGGCGGGATATTTCCTTCAGACAGGGGCGTTCCCTGATCTAATGCCTTTCATGCTGTCTTTGCCTTTCGGCTTTCTGACCGCGATGATACTTTTCTCTAACGAAGTTCCGGATTTCCAGGACGATCTGAGATCAGGCAAGCGGACGCTGGTAGGGCTGACAGGAGCGGACAGGGCGTTCCTGCTATACCGCGTGCTCATAGCCGCGGTCTTTCTTTCCATAATAGTCAATATCGCCTTTGGATATCTGAGCGCCTACGCGCTGTTGAGTTTTGCTTTTATACCGGTTTTTCTTAAGGCAGGCGGCATTTTGAAATGTTATTATAACGATAAGAATAAATTAGTTGAATCGTCCAGGATCACTATAATGGCGCATACGTTTCTTAGTATCGCTTTGATCCTGGATCTAATACTATGA
- a CDS encoding Maf family protein, giving the protein MRKIILASRSKARQKLLRQLGLKFQVAVSNVKEDRSLKAGCGDLVIANALNKARDAAKRFDSGIVIGADTVVLAGRKIIGKPKDKDEAFKILKLLSRRPQWVYTGLAVIDIDKDKAFAAYEKTRVYMRRLSDNEIRRYFRKVSPLDKAGAFDIQGPGSIFIERVEGCFYNVVGLPLSKLAAILDKVKVDIF; this is encoded by the coding sequence ATGCGTAAGATAATACTGGCTTCCAGGTCAAAGGCGCGGCAGAAACTTTTAAGGCAGCTCGGCCTTAAATTTCAGGTGGCGGTTTCGAACGTAAAAGAAGACCGGTCGCTAAAAGCGGGATGCGGCGATCTGGTCATCGCGAACGCCCTGAACAAGGCCAGGGACGCGGCTAAGAGGTTTGATTCCGGAATAGTCATCGGCGCGGATACGGTAGTTTTGGCCGGCAGGAAGATAATCGGCAAGCCGAAGGATAAAGATGAGGCATTTAAGATCCTTAAACTGCTTTCCAGAAGGCCGCAGTGGGTTTATACGGGCCTGGCGGTCATAGATATTGATAAAGATAAGGCATTTGCCGCATACGAGAAGACCAGGGTTTATATGCGGCGTCTGAGCGACAATGAGATCAGAAGGTACTTCAGGAAGGTATCGCCTTTGGATAAGGCAGGCGCCTTTGACATACAGGGGCCAGGCAGTATTTTTATAGAACGCGTAGAGGGCTGTTTTTATAATGTTGTCGGCCTGCCGCTCTCAAAACTTGCCGCCATACTGGATAAAGTCAAAGTAGATATTTTTTAG
- a CDS encoding TolC family protein has translation MADGVKIFTIILAFVCGAPEIARAQEVFTWEDCLAQAKENNPELISAAEGIKLQRSEKDITASGLYPQFSADVDASTSKTSTTSSSGITTSATNDSYSYGISGSQLIFDGFKSINDLKAASENVKAAQQAYRFTSSEVRLNLRSAFINLLRAQELIRVAEEIVQIRRDNLVLITLQYQSGLEHRGALLTAEANVADADSELSQARRNVDFSQRRLSKEMGRKEFEPLSVEGGFIVNETVREKPDFEALVKTNPSILQAAAEKNSSLLGIRSAYGNFAPQISGTASANKKSPKWPPENDQWSVGLGLTLPLFEGGLKAAELSKAFAAYNQAVADERDIRDTAIVALEQAWAALQDAIETAEVRRKTLEASEERSKIAEAQYSTGFISFDNWIIIENDLVQAKKAYLEARANALLAEANWVQAKGETLEYVQ, from the coding sequence ATGGCAGACGGCGTAAAGATTTTTACGATAATTTTGGCCTTTGTATGCGGCGCGCCTGAGATCGCGCGGGCACAGGAGGTTTTTACGTGGGAGGATTGCCTGGCGCAGGCCAAAGAAAACAATCCGGAATTAATTTCTGCCGCGGAGGGTATCAAGTTACAGAGATCTGAAAAGGATATAACTGCCAGCGGCCTGTATCCTCAATTTAGCGCGGATGTAGATGCCTCTACTTCAAAGACCAGCACTACCAGCAGTTCAGGGATCACTACCAGCGCGACAAACGATTCCTATTCCTACGGCATTAGCGGCTCCCAGCTGATCTTTGACGGTTTTAAGAGCATTAATGACCTGAAGGCCGCCTCTGAGAATGTAAAGGCCGCGCAGCAGGCGTATCGTTTTACTTCTTCCGAGGTCCGGCTGAATCTGCGCTCAGCTTTTATCAATTTATTAAGGGCCCAGGAACTCATACGGGTGGCGGAAGAGATCGTCCAGATCAGAAGGGACAATTTAGTATTGATCACATTACAATATCAATCCGGGCTGGAGCATCGAGGCGCCTTGTTGACGGCAGAGGCAAATGTGGCCGACGCGGATTCCGAACTCTCTCAGGCGAGAAGAAATGTTGATTTCAGCCAGAGGCGGCTTTCCAAAGAGATGGGGCGCAAAGAATTTGAACCGCTGTCGGTTGAGGGAGGATTTATCGTTAATGAGACGGTCAGGGAGAAGCCGGATTTCGAGGCATTGGTAAAGACCAACCCTTCAATTTTACAGGCCGCGGCCGAGAAAAACTCAAGTTTGCTGGGGATCAGGTCCGCTTATGGTAATTTTGCCCCCCAGATTTCAGGCACTGCAAGCGCGAATAAGAAAAGCCCCAAGTGGCCGCCGGAAAACGACCAGTGGAGCGTGGGCCTGGGTTTGACCTTGCCGTTATTTGAAGGCGGCTTGAAGGCCGCTGAATTATCCAAGGCCTTTGCCGCGTATAATCAGGCGGTGGCGGATGAACGCGATATAAGAGATACGGCGATCGTGGCCCTTGAGCAGGCATGGGCAGCCCTGCAGGATGCCATAGAGACGGCGGAGGTCCGGCGTAAGACCCTGGAGGCCTCGGAGGAGCGCTCGAAAATAGCAGAGGCGCAGTATTCCACGGGATTCATTTCTTTTGATAACTGGATCATTATTGAGAACGATCTTGTGCAAGCCAAGAAGGCTTACCTGGAAGCCCGGGCCAACGCCTTGCTGGCCGAGGCAAATTGGGTCCAGGCGAAAGGAGAGACGTTAGAATATGTTCAATAA
- a CDS encoding polyprenyl synthetase family protein, whose protein sequence is MIYRIKNRIEKELHVFIDKIDGLYGLSGASPLLFRSIRGFFLRKGKRIRPILFLIGYLGFKGRQTKNLYTSALSIELLHDFLLIHDDIIDKSPLRRGRPSLHEVFNAYLKKKGKAKFNGADLAIVAGDVMYAAAIHAFLSIKEDARRKEKALRKLIEAAIRTGAGEFIELLAGLKDIKEINKNDIYKIYDYKTACYTFSTPLSAGAILAGAKEPRIKKLSDFGICVGRAFQINDDILDMFGEEKQTGKSTLTDLKESKKTLLIWYAYNNSSQKDKAFIRKAFSKKKTGRSDLLKIRGIIEESGALDYTRKETSRLIKTAEGLLLSSGMLPEYIQALSGYYKNLLCL, encoded by the coding sequence ATGATTTACAGGATAAAAAACAGGATAGAAAAAGAACTGCATGTCTTTATCGATAAAATAGACGGGCTCTATGGGTTAAGCGGGGCATCCCCACTTCTGTTCCGATCAATAAGGGGTTTCTTCTTAAGAAAAGGCAAGAGGATCCGCCCTATCCTTTTCCTCATCGGCTACCTGGGCTTCAAAGGCAGGCAGACGAAGAACCTGTATACAAGCGCGCTATCAATTGAGCTGCTGCACGACTTTCTGCTTATCCACGACGACATCATAGACAAATCCCCCCTAAGAAGAGGCCGGCCCTCGCTGCATGAGGTATTCAACGCCTACCTGAAGAAAAAGGGCAAGGCAAAATTCAATGGAGCGGACCTGGCGATCGTGGCCGGAGATGTAATGTACGCGGCGGCGATACACGCGTTCCTCTCCATAAAAGAAGACGCGCGGCGCAAGGAAAAGGCGTTGAGGAAGTTGATCGAGGCGGCGATCCGCACAGGGGCGGGGGAATTTATTGAATTACTGGCAGGTCTTAAAGACATCAAGGAGATAAACAAAAACGACATCTATAAAATATACGATTACAAGACCGCCTGCTATACCTTCTCTACCCCGCTGTCGGCAGGGGCGATACTCGCCGGCGCGAAAGAGCCGCGGATAAAAAAACTGTCCGACTTCGGGATATGCGTCGGCAGGGCCTTCCAGATCAACGATGACATACTGGATATGTTCGGCGAAGAAAAGCAGACGGGCAAATCAACGCTCACCGACCTTAAGGAATCGAAGAAGACGCTGCTTATATGGTACGCCTACAACAACTCCTCCCAGAAAGACAAGGCGTTTATCAGAAAGGCGTTCTCAAAGAAAAAAACGGGCAGATCCGACCTGTTGAAGATACGCGGGATAATAGAAGAAAGCGGCGCGCTGGATTATACGCGTAAAGAGACCAGCCGTCTTATAAAGACAGCTGAAGGCCTGCTTCTGTCTTCGGGAATGCTGCCGGAATACATCCAGGCGCTGTCGGGTTACTACAAGAACCTCCTTTGCCTATGA
- a CDS encoding FAD-dependent oxidoreductase: MSRILIIGGGFAGISALRGLSKLKGHADIILIDKKEEFNFLPALPDIIGERIRPEFLANRLEDVSRICGCRFINAEVRGIDLGKQMVFTSGGDLNYDHLLISSGSETNFYGNEAVKKYAHKLDDVGDAEKILQGLAGGGFETFMIAGGGYTGVEIAANLRRYLIRHKRRGRIVIIERADSILGPLPEWMKRYVSANLNKLSIEVFLNTVVENINGARVSLSSRGTFDKAMLIWAAGVKTADFLSGSGVDKTPQGRLNVDGYLRAAQRCFAVGDAANFYHRKSPLRMAVQFAVAQGALAAENIIRSEKGLALKRYLPLDPGYIIPMANNRSCGKILGINTSGVVPTALHYLMCVYRSYGIRNKSGIVSSLIRRR; the protein is encoded by the coding sequence ATGAGTAGAATACTGATCATCGGAGGCGGGTTCGCGGGCATCAGCGCGTTGCGCGGGCTTTCTAAGCTCAAGGGGCACGCGGACATTATCCTTATAGACAAGAAGGAAGAATTCAATTTCCTGCCTGCCCTGCCCGATATTATCGGAGAACGGATCAGGCCTGAATTCTTAGCCAACCGGCTTGAGGATGTCAGCAGGATATGCGGGTGCAGGTTTATAAACGCAGAGGTAAGAGGCATTGACCTTGGAAAACAGATGGTCTTTACTTCCGGCGGCGATCTTAATTATGATCATCTGCTTATCTCCTCCGGATCAGAGACCAATTTCTACGGCAATGAAGCGGTAAAGAAATACGCGCATAAGCTGGATGATGTCGGCGACGCCGAAAAGATCCTGCAGGGGCTGGCTGGGGGAGGATTTGAGACGTTTATGATCGCGGGAGGCGGATACACCGGAGTTGAGATAGCCGCTAATTTACGCAGATATCTCATCAGGCACAAGAGGCGGGGGAGAATAGTGATCATTGAAAGGGCGGATTCTATTTTGGGGCCCCTTCCTGAATGGATGAAGCGCTATGTTTCTGCCAATTTAAACAAACTTTCCATAGAGGTATTTTTAAATACCGTTGTAGAGAATATAAACGGCGCCAGGGTCTCTTTATCAAGCCGGGGCACCTTTGACAAGGCCATGCTTATTTGGGCGGCAGGCGTAAAGACCGCGGATTTCCTGTCGGGTTCAGGCGTGGATAAAACCCCGCAGGGCCGGCTTAACGTGGACGGGTATTTGAGGGCGGCGCAAAGATGTTTTGCCGTGGGGGACGCGGCGAATTTCTATCATAGGAAGAGCCCTTTAAGGATGGCTGTGCAGTTCGCGGTCGCGCAGGGGGCGCTGGCGGCGGAGAATATCATAAGGAGCGAGAAAGGCCTCGCCTTGAAGCGTTACCTGCCTCTGGATCCGGGCTACATAATACCTATGGCAAATAACCGTTCTTGTGGTAAAATTTTAGGTATAAATACTTCAGGTGTCGTCCCTACGGCTCTGCACTACTTGATGTGCGTATATCGTTCATACGGCATAAGGAATAAATCAGGCATAGTCAGTAGTTTGATAAGAAGGAGGTAG
- a CDS encoding DHH family phosphoesterase, translating to MTRDFLKSREKILKAGSVVIAGHINPDGDSIGSLLALGLALEGLGKRVYMVSRDGVPYRYRLLPGADRIIKHTQAKCDLAISVDCSNKEILGKSYGIFKRAENILEIDHHEFRRPFGDISIIDTKAAAVGEIIYSLLNSIKGTDINSNVAQNILTSIIVETNSFRLPGVRPLTFEICARLLEIVDDFSKLTDMVYWIRRRASVILSGICLSRCRFLEGDKVAWSIVRREDFRKASGRDEDVDAVAGEMISISDVKIAVLFREKDGKSLRVSLRSKGAINVASLAEAYGGGGHFDIAGCSIPNNRASINRLLKMSEKLL from the coding sequence ATGACGCGTGATTTTCTAAAGTCCAGGGAAAAGATACTTAAGGCAGGCAGCGTAGTTATTGCCGGCCACATTAATCCCGATGGAGATTCTATCGGTTCGCTGCTGGCGCTGGGCCTGGCTCTGGAAGGGCTGGGCAAGCGCGTATATATGGTTTCCCGCGACGGCGTGCCGTACAGATACCGGCTTTTACCCGGCGCGGACAGGATCATAAAACACACTCAGGCAAAATGCGATCTGGCGATATCAGTTGACTGCAGCAATAAGGAGATACTGGGTAAGTCCTACGGGATATTCAAAAGGGCTGAAAATATCCTGGAGATAGACCATCATGAATTCAGGAGGCCGTTCGGCGACATAAGTATAATAGACACAAAAGCGGCCGCGGTAGGCGAGATCATATATTCCCTTTTAAACAGCATAAAGGGAACAGATATAAATTCCAACGTAGCACAGAATATCCTTACTTCAATAATAGTTGAGACGAATTCTTTCAGGTTGCCCGGCGTCAGGCCGCTCACCTTTGAGATCTGCGCGAGGCTTCTTGAGATAGTAGATGATTTCTCCAAATTGACCGATATGGTCTACTGGATAAGAAGAAGGGCATCGGTGATCCTTTCGGGGATATGCCTGTCAAGGTGCAGGTTTCTAGAGGGCGATAAGGTTGCCTGGTCTATTGTGAGGCGGGAGGATTTCCGGAAGGCCAGCGGCCGGGATGAGGACGTGGACGCGGTAGCAGGCGAGATGATCTCTATAAGCGACGTAAAAATAGCGGTATTGTTCAGGGAAAAGGACGGTAAATCTCTAAGGGTCAGTTTAAGGTCAAAAGGCGCCATCAACGTGGCGTCTTTGGCGGAGGCCTACGGCGGCGGCGGGCATTTTGATATAGCCGGCTGCAGCATACCGAATAACAGAGCGTCCATAAACCGTTTATTAAAGATGTCTGAGAAGCTTTTATAG
- a CDS encoding TMEM165/GDT1 family protein, whose amino-acid sequence MDWRIFITAFVTIFLAELGDKTQLANLSLSVRSGSWMSVFLGSLTAFAAVTLITVCSGAALSRYIRPEYIKYAAASLFVIVGLLMFSGRI is encoded by the coding sequence ATGGATTGGCGGATATTTATTACGGCTTTCGTAACGATATTTTTGGCGGAATTAGGCGATAAAACCCAATTAGCCAATCTTTCTTTGTCTGTCAGGTCCGGTTCCTGGATGTCCGTATTCCTGGGTTCTCTTACCGCGTTTGCCGCGGTCACCTTAATAACGGTCTGTTCAGGAGCGGCCCTGAGCAGGTATATAAGGCCCGAATATATAAAGTACGCGGCTGCCTCGTTGTTTGTTATCGTCGGCCTGCTGATGTTCTCAGGAAGGATATGA
- a CDS encoding NAD(P)/FAD-dependent oxidoreductase, with translation MARVYDIAVIGAGAAGCMAAISAGRFRKKIILIERNNAPARKLLLTGKGRCNLTNAADIDAFIEAFGKQGNFLRSAFSAFSNHGLMSFFNDRGLELKTERQGRVFPASDRSSSVVDVLKKCLKERGIEILYDSRLSGIIRKNGGFELEIMNKAGKIYAEKVILATGGASFSATGSSGDGFRIAQKSGHTIAALKPALVPLKTKEKWVKQLQGLPLKNVRAIFKYGNKKISSGVGEVMFTHFGVSGPLVLDLSGRVVCALQEYKEAMLYIDLKPGLSPEQIEGRLLREFGLNKNSQIKNVMKNLLPHSLIPVFLGIGGIQPEKKANQVNRNERRAIADLLKAFPLTVNGSLPVEEAMVTNGGIPVKEINPRTMESRIVPGLYFAGEIIDGCAYSGGYNLQQAFSTGFLAGESAAYA, from the coding sequence GTGGCGAGAGTTTACGATATTGCCGTTATCGGCGCCGGGGCGGCCGGCTGCATGGCCGCGATAAGCGCCGGACGGTTTAGAAAAAAAATAATTTTGATAGAAAGAAACAACGCGCCCGCGAGAAAGCTCCTGCTTACCGGAAAAGGCAGGTGCAATCTTACCAATGCCGCGGATATAGATGCCTTCATAGAGGCATTTGGGAAGCAGGGCAATTTTCTCAGGTCGGCATTTTCCGCGTTTTCCAACCATGGCCTGATGAGTTTTTTTAACGACAGAGGGCTGGAGTTGAAGACAGAAAGGCAGGGCCGCGTTTTTCCTGCCAGCGATAGATCGTCTTCCGTAGTGGATGTCCTGAAAAAATGTTTGAAAGAACGCGGGATAGAGATTTTATACGATAGCCGCCTGTCAGGCATAATCAGGAAAAACGGCGGTTTTGAACTTGAAATTATGAATAAGGCAGGGAAGATCTACGCGGAAAAGGTAATATTGGCTACCGGCGGCGCTTCTTTCAGCGCGACCGGTTCATCCGGAGACGGGTTTCGTATCGCGCAAAAGTCAGGGCATACCATAGCGGCATTGAAACCGGCTCTGGTGCCGTTAAAAACCAAAGAGAAATGGGTCAAACAGTTACAGGGGCTTCCGCTAAAAAATGTGCGGGCCATTTTCAAATACGGCAATAAAAAGATCTCCTCCGGGGTAGGCGAGGTCATGTTCACGCATTTCGGGGTTTCCGGCCCGTTAGTCCTGGATCTAAGCGGCCGCGTTGTTTGCGCGCTTCAGGAATACAAGGAGGCTATGCTTTACATTGACCTCAAGCCGGGATTAAGCCCCGAACAGATAGAGGGCAGGTTGTTGAGGGAGTTCGGCCTCAACAAAAACAGCCAGATAAAAAACGTTATGAAAAATTTATTGCCGCATAGCCTGATCCCCGTATTCCTGGGCATAGGCGGCATACAGCCTGAAAAAAAGGCGAATCAGGTAAATCGTAATGAACGCCGCGCGATCGCGGATTTATTGAAGGCCTTTCCCTTGACCGTTAACGGCTCTTTGCCTGTTGAAGAGGCGATGGTCACCAACGGCGGGATCCCGGTCAAGGAGATCAACCCCAGGACTATGGAGTCAAGGATCGTCCCCGGGCTGTATTTTGCCGGCGAGATAATAGACGGCTGCGCTTACAGCGGCGGCTACAATTTACAGCAGGCATTTTCAACCGGCTTTCTGGCGGGAGAGAGCGCCGCGTATGCGTAA
- a CDS encoding DoxX family protein, producing MGSGRIFDAAVLVLRVVLGVIFLAHGTQKVFGAFGGGGIEAVAAMTGQLNFMPALFWAWVLSISEAAGGAFLILGILPRISAAAIAVIMLVAILKVHASKGFFMMQGGFEYQMLILAVSIFLMMAGAGRFSIYNKW from the coding sequence ATGGGAAGCGGACGGATATTTGATGCTGCTGTGCTGGTTCTCAGGGTAGTGTTGGGCGTGATATTTCTGGCGCACGGAACGCAGAAAGTGTTCGGCGCTTTTGGGGGAGGCGGTATAGAGGCAGTGGCGGCAATGACCGGGCAGCTGAACTTTATGCCGGCGTTATTCTGGGCATGGGTTCTTAGTATCTCTGAAGCAGCGGGCGGCGCCTTTTTGATCCTGGGCATACTGCCGCGGATAAGCGCGGCCGCGATCGCGGTTATAATGCTCGTAGCCATTCTAAAGGTCCACGCCAGCAAGGGATTTTTTATGATGCAGGGCGGCTTTGAATACCAGATGCTTATCCTGGCTGTCTCCATATTTTTGATGATGGCCGGAGCCGGCAGGTTTTCTATTTACAACAAATGGTGA
- a CDS encoding DUF1846 domain-containing protein has translation MPKKTGFDNDKYLREQTAAILERVKLFGNKLYLEFGGKIVFDYHASRVLPGFDPNVKMRLLKELKNKADILLCIYAGDIERRKVRADFGITYDADALKLIDDLKDWEIEVSAVVITRFENQPAARIFKNKLERRNVKVYTHPFTKGYPTDIDSIVSDEGYGANEYIKTRHPLVIVTGPGPGSGKLATCLSQLYHDYKRGYKSGYAKFETFPIWDLPLKHPVNVAYEAATADIKDFNLIDNFHLEAYNKTAVNYNRDIEVFPVLKRILEKITGAEPMYKSPTDMGVNCAGSGIVDDSAVQEAAKQEVIRRYFRYACEYAMGLADKETVERVEVIMEGMDVKAQDRRVVEPARKAAEEARGRGKGNEGIFCGAAIEMSDGSIVTGKNSALMHAASSLILNSIKKLAGIPDKIHLLPPNIIDAVTDFKKNILSAKTVSLDLDEALIALTISAASNPAAGLAMERLKELQGCELHMTHMPTPGDEAGLRRLGVNLTSDPNFSTKELFGVL, from the coding sequence ATGCCTAAGAAGACGGGTTTTGACAACGATAAGTACCTGAGAGAGCAGACGGCGGCTATACTGGAGAGGGTAAAACTTTTTGGCAACAAACTCTATCTTGAATTCGGAGGCAAGATCGTTTTTGATTACCATGCCTCGCGGGTCCTGCCGGGATTTGACCCAAATGTCAAGATGCGGCTTTTGAAAGAATTAAAAAATAAGGCCGATATCCTGTTGTGTATCTATGCCGGGGATATAGAGAGAAGGAAGGTCAGGGCGGATTTCGGGATAACCTATGATGCCGACGCTTTGAAGCTTATCGACGACCTTAAAGATTGGGAAATAGAGGTTTCAGCCGTAGTTATAACCCGTTTTGAAAATCAGCCGGCAGCCAGGATATTCAAGAATAAACTGGAGCGGCGCAATGTAAAGGTCTATACGCATCCTTTTACAAAGGGCTATCCCACGGACATAGATTCCATAGTCAGCGACGAAGGTTACGGGGCGAATGAGTATATTAAAACCAGGCATCCGTTAGTTATCGTCACGGGCCCGGGGCCAGGCAGCGGAAAGCTGGCTACATGCCTTTCTCAGTTATACCACGATTACAAGCGGGGCTATAAAAGCGGGTACGCGAAATTTGAGACCTTCCCCATCTGGGACCTGCCTCTTAAGCATCCCGTAAATGTGGCTTATGAGGCAGCCACGGCGGATATCAAAGATTTCAATCTGATAGATAATTTTCATCTTGAGGCATACAATAAGACGGCCGTAAATTACAATCGCGACATTGAGGTGTTCCCTGTGCTCAAGAGGATACTGGAAAAGATAACAGGGGCCGAGCCGATGTATAAATCCCCCACCGATATGGGCGTCAACTGCGCTGGATCCGGCATTGTGGATGACAGCGCGGTCCAGGAAGCGGCCAAACAAGAGGTCATAAGGAGGTATTTCAGGTATGCCTGCGAGTACGCCATGGGCCTTGCCGACAAGGAGACCGTGGAGAGGGTAGAGGTTATTATGGAGGGCATGGATGTAAAGGCGCAGGACAGGCGGGTAGTTGAGCCGGCGCGCAAGGCGGCTGAAGAGGCCAGGGGCAGGGGCAAAGGCAACGAAGGCATCTTCTGCGGCGCGGCCATAGAAATGAGCGATGGTTCTATTGTCACAGGCAAGAATTCCGCGCTTATGCACGCGGCTTCAAGCCTGATCCTCAATTCCATAAAGAAATTGGCCGGGATACCCGATAAGATACACCTGCTGCCTCCCAATATAATAGATGCCGTGACTGATTTTAAGAAGAATATCTTGAGCGCGAAGACGGTAAGTTTGGACCTTGATGAGGCGTTGATAGCCCTCACCATAAGCGCGGCATCTAATCCCGCGGCGGGATTGGCTATGGAACGCCTGAAAGAATTGCAGGGCTGTGAATTACATATGACGCATATGCCTACTCCTGGAGACGAGGCAGGGTTGAGAAGGCTGGGCGTAAATCTTACCAGCGATCCGAATTTCTCCACCAAAGAACTGTTCGGGGTATTATAA
- a CDS encoding MFS transporter, with protein MEPNSRKKAFQVIILFGLVSLFGDIIYEGARSVNGPYLKTLGANAAVVGIIAGLGEFLGYAIRLISGYLSDRTKSYWFFVFIGYGMLVSVPLLSLSGVWQLAAFLIVAERIGKALRGPARDTIVSMATKHVGTGFGFGITEALDQIGAVTGPLIFTGLFLFGAAVEKGARDYQQGYGLLWIPFFILAACIFVAYRKAPRPQELEVQDGKNTASDKLSKLFWLYTAFSFLATAGFVNFLLLGYHFKARQVFSDAMIPFMYAVAMGVDALAALIIGKAYDILKRRRKSDTAGLNTLVIIPFLSILVVLCAFSGSFILAVTSMLLWGIVMGAHETIMKSAIADLTPLKKRGTGYGILNTSYGLAVLAGSALMGILYEDYLSLLIGGAVALQIAALALFWAMRKEAVKWQTA; from the coding sequence ATGGAACCAAACAGCCGCAAGAAGGCATTCCAGGTAATAATCCTTTTTGGATTGGTCAGTTTGTTCGGGGACATTATCTACGAAGGGGCGCGCAGCGTTAACGGCCCATATCTTAAGACGCTGGGAGCCAACGCGGCGGTTGTGGGCATAATCGCCGGCCTGGGTGAATTCCTGGGATATGCCATACGCCTTATCTCGGGATATCTCTCCGACAGGACTAAGTCATACTGGTTTTTCGTCTTTATCGGCTACGGGATGCTTGTTTCGGTGCCGCTTTTGTCTTTATCGGGGGTCTGGCAGTTAGCGGCATTCTTGATAGTTGCCGAGAGGATAGGCAAGGCGTTACGCGGCCCCGCGCGGGACACCATCGTTTCCATGGCTACGAAGCATGTGGGAACCGGCTTTGGCTTCGGCATTACGGAGGCGTTGGATCAGATAGGCGCGGTTACGGGGCCGCTTATTTTTACCGGATTATTTCTCTTTGGCGCCGCTGTGGAAAAAGGCGCGCGCGACTACCAGCAGGGATACGGGCTGTTGTGGATCCCGTTTTTCATTCTGGCCGCCTGTATCTTTGTCGCCTACCGGAAGGCCCCGCGCCCCCAGGAGCTGGAGGTCCAGGACGGCAAAAATACCGCCTCGGATAAGCTCTCAAAACTTTTCTGGCTCTATACCGCCTTCAGCTTTTTAGCGACAGCCGGTTTTGTGAATTTTCTATTATTGGGCTATCATTTTAAGGCAAGGCAGGTATTTTCAGACGCTATGATCCCGTTTATGTATGCCGTGGCTATGGGCGTAGACGCGTTAGCGGCGCTGATCATAGGCAAGGCATACGATATCTTAAAGCGGAGGCGTAAGAGCGATACGGCGGGATTGAATACGCTTGTTATCATTCCGTTTCTCTCCATACTCGTCGTGCTTTGCGCTTTTTCCGGCAGCTTTATTCTGGCGGTAACAAGTATGCTGCTTTGGGGCATAGTGATGGGCGCCCATGAGACGATCATGAAATCCGCGATAGCGGACCTCACCCCGCTTAAGAAAAGAGGGACCGGCTACGGTATTCTAAACACCTCTTACGGCCTGGCCGTTCTTGCCGGCAGCGCGCTTATGGGCATACTTTACGAGGACTACCTGTCTCTGCTTATCGGCGGGGCAGTAGCATTACAGATAGCGGCGCTGGCCTTATTCTGGGCAATGCGCAAAGAAGCGGTGAAATGGCAGACGGCGTAA